Below is a genomic region from Cloeon dipterum chromosome 2, ieCloDipt1.1, whole genome shotgun sequence.
ctgccaaCACCTAAACTTGGGTTAGTTCATTTTGGTTAAACCCTCATCAGCCAGCCTTGAGTGCAGACTATCCTAGTCAGGGTGCTGGCAGAAAGATATAATtaccattaaaataataacaaaataaaaatgacagggaagtgaaaattttaatctcattgcatttagaatttttgtttttttattcacacgTTAGTCGCGCATTTTGCTGTGAGATAATCTTGAGGTTAAAGTGAAAATCGCTGCAATCAGTATGTGCGAAATTTGCCCTGCTGTAGAACTGAATACAATCGCCTATTTCTCCCCGCGAGGagaaattaatgcaatttaaaaaggaacaTGTCATTTTGTCAGCAGGGGAATCGACTTTCATACTGCACGCGCGTCACAAAAACAGCGCATAAAAGCAACGAGCACAAACACAATCCTCTGCGTGCGTGTCGTactttccttttttgattgCGAGCCTAAATTTAGTCGCGGCGCTGAATATCACCTCGGTCGATGACACCTGTGTAGAAATTATGACGAGTTGTCATCTAGGCGATGGAAAAGCGGAGGTAATCGGAAATTGACCACCAAGACCAAGATCGATGCGAAATCGATGTGCATGCTCCAGTTCCGTTTCTCCGTCCCTCCGGTTGGCTCAAATAAGAGCAAAGTACCGAAGCTGACACTGACGTCAGCCAAATTACTCCTAAAACGAAGCCAATGTAAATACCCCGCCTCtggaagatttatttttggggCTAAACTGTTGACATCTGATAAATTGATCAGAATTAACCCAATTTGCGTGTGACCCAATTCAAGAGAAGTATTTTCACAGTCGCTAAACAGATTAATTACCCCTATTCCGAAAACTAGATCGTTGTTTGTTTCCAGCATTTGTGAATAGACGGCAATAGCAATAACTTTTCGTTTGTTTACCAGGTTAGCCAGCGATGGAGGAGGTGGCCGGGCTGGCCGATGAGCGCGAGGAGAGCGTAACAAAGAAGCAGGCTGAAGTCTTGGTGCGGTCCTTGAAGGCCCTCAAAGTGGGCCTCGGCCGATTTTGGCGAAGACAATCAGTCACCATCACCGATTATGACCCTAACTACAGAGTAGCCTACCTCGGGAATGTGCTCACCGGATGGGCAAAAGGTGACAATCATTAAAACagtaacaataaataattagataacaacttaaaatgaaattcaaatctttAGAGAGTTGATAATATTGCGCCAAATAGCCTTTACTAGTTTATTTAAACTTGTTTTccaagaaattaaatcatctGAGTGAGAGTCGTGAAGGAAGTAAGCATATTGTTCGCGAAGGCGTTTGAACTTAATAGTTTTACACAGTTCTGAACAAGTTAGTCTCACCATGTCAGTATGATGCGCTATTGTTTCTATGCCAATTAATTGGCCATGTGCTCTTAATTGTTATGCGGGAAAGTGGGTCCGACCTCTCTTCAATTCCGACGCGGTTCCCAACCTAGAAGCCAtgaagaattaatttcaacggCGCCGTTTGTTTTGCTCACGCGCTGCGCGTGTCTTTACGTTTGCGAATCTCCAGCTTTATCAGAGTCTTGTGGGTATGGCCTTGGCAGaaatgtacaaattttttcacgACATAACGCGCAGTTTCGCTTCTTCTGATTCTGGAAGAATCCCATTCTAATGTTTACGTaaacataatttgatttcttagAAATTGTTTGATTAGATAGTATGTATACTATATTAAAACTTCACTGTCCagtgagaaaattattgaagccTTAAATCCCGTTTCAAACAGTTTGGAAAGTAATAATGAGTAATAATAGAAAATACAATTATGTTTATCATCATGACAACGCTgataataaactaattttaacatGATGACggctataatatttttggtgtTGCAGGGACTCCTTAAAAGTTAACAaactaattattataattgtcCTAGAAAATTGCTATATCGACCATAATTAGCGTAGATAGCTatgcaaaatatgaaagagaaaatatcGCGCAACTCAATTAATATTACCGACTTTTTAAACCACTAATTAGCTAAATGATTTCGTCTGAAAACTTTTTACCATTGACCTTTTAATTCAGCATgctttgttgttttttatttgcatttcgcACTTGACCATGACTAATTAGCCTAATCAAGTTACAGAAAGTTTTTTTGAAGCGCAACTCACTTGGATCAGTTAGTTAACTCAGCGTTCATCTCAGTGCTCTTGATTGGCTTGGGTTTTGCATTATGTAAAGCATGCGATTAATGGAGCCTGTCTGATCGCTTTAACGAAACGGCGCTGTCCAGTTTATGTTAAAGGAAACCAAATCTTACAGTTGTGTTTATCGTTTACAGCACAGGAAAGGCGTGCAATGCACTGCTGACTTTTGCACGTTATCCTTTTCGGAAACAGTTAAAAACTCGTGTGTAATACCGATCACTaacgttgaaatttattaaacagtAAGCCACTGATGATACAACTctactttatttaattgacgGACTGGTCGgctatttttactttctaaaatttcttaatttacaGTCGAGCGTGCGTtattatatacacacacgaTTTACGCAATCCGTGTCACGCGTCCGAGGCTTTAATTAGCTTCCGCACCATGCATCCTTTCCGTTGTGCAAAAATTTCGTGCTCAATGGCTCTTGCAGAGTATTTTCGGCGAGGGCTGTTTGCTGTTCCGCTAGTTGCAGCGCTCCACTTTGATATCAGACCCTTATCGCCTGCCAACGGCTGACGGGACGAAACGCTCGTGCTTCTGCGTCGCAAGGCTATCTGATCCATTGCATTTGGGTCGTTGTAGGGGTCTGTACTAAACTTGGCATGCGAATTTGGACGGCAATTAATGAAATCCAACCAACTGGCAACTGTCACGTTCCAGCGAAGCCATTAGTTTAGGACATTTTTACGTGACTTTTGACAAACAAGTAGTGTTCTTCTGGCTGTGCGTCACCATCTCATTTTGTATTAATGTTTGATctaattataaagaaaaatacaactAAGAAGTCATTTGTAcaagaaaatggtaaaaaaacgGTCTGTCCAGGAAAATCAAGCTCGATGATTGATGTTAAATGTGTATAAAAATTGAGGTGTGAAATAAATTCCCGCGGTAGATTGCACCGCTTCACAAATTCCCTAAACCATTCTTTTGTAAGCTTAAGAACAAAACTTTCAGCTTTGATATCCAACCTATTCCTGGTGATTCAGTTTCCGTTTCCTGCATGAAATGACGCAAATATgagaagcaaatttaaaacatattaaaatttttattgcagcgTAGATtggatttgaaaaatactttCATCTCACTCTATGACTATTAGATGCAAATTGCAAACAGCTACGCAATGGTCTGCAATCGCTTGAGCAacatcttaataaaaaaaaaatgccgcAGAGAAAGAGTTGTTTAAGTGGCTAACAGCGTGAGAGCCTAATTTGAAGTGGACGAACGGACATTGTCTCTGATATTTTTCTCAGACAATTTGTGTAAAAGCTCGGCATTGCGTCAAtgaaattatacaaaatatttgcgCATAGTATATTTCTCCGTGGGTATGTCACTCGCTATCTGATAACGCAGGCGGGAGTGATTTGTGGAGCGTGAATTTCAAGCAAATACGTGATCAAAATATGTGCTCCTTAAAAACAAGAGTCTGGTGGAAACGCACGTTTTACTCGTTGCTTCCGCACGTAGTACCTAACGGCTGGACCGCGAGATATcaaaaatcagttttcttCAACTGGGTCATCTCACAAGCTTTTGTGGTTTAATCAGGAAATCGGTCCGCCGCCGGCAGCCGAGGAAAACAAAGGAAGAGGAAAACGAGCAACGACCGATAAGATCGCGTGCTTTTGAGATTTCGATTGGTTCCGGATTACGGATCGGGAAGAACTGGGCGCTGTTCGCAGCctcggaatttttatttgggatcataaaatcataaaaaagtaGCATCCTTATATAGTCACTCTCACTTTTTAAGGTTATTCAGGAACGATCGCGGTACGTGCTCTGCCGCTTGACATGTTTGGACAATAGTCGCTTCTTGCGCAATATCGGCCTGTTGCCAAAAATGCAGCTAGTGCTCGCCGCGACAGaacgaaatatattttatgcgcAAACACGTGCCAGGGCACATCCGCGCGCTCGGCTCCTCACGTTGACGGTAATTAGCACCGAGAGCTCAAACCACAGCCGCAATCAGCGTCGGTTCTcgaaaattatgaaacaacCGGCTCAATGGGGTAATCACAATCGCCGTTGCACAATTAACCAGCAGATGCCTtgccattttatttccagtttCCACTGTGAAGCTCTGGTGATATAATTGAAAGTATAGTAATTACTTCAACagtatattaatatttctcaCGAATTTTGCCTTGAAATTTGAAGACGAAATACAAAATCTGCATTCAAGTcaggattttttattcctcaaaTCATAAATCATTGGAAATAAAAGAACATGGAATCCTGCATTTTTCGgaacataaaattgattttattttgatcagcaaaaataagacaaaagtaactattttttaatttatatggCTGCAGACTCGCCCTTGACATtcaattctcatttttttcgtCTGCTCTCACGCACACGGTTGACTCAATTGCTCTTTCATTGTTCAGGGGAAGGCTGCACAGAGAAGCCTGTGGGCACCCTTTGGCGCAACTACTGCAGTAGCAGCCGGTCAGACGTGTCAATGACGCTGACAATCGGCGCCTCAGGGTTGCGCGCGGTGACCAAGGAGCACGGACTCACCGAGTACTGGAGCCACCGAGTTACCTACTGCGCCGCGCCGCCTTCCTTCCCTAGGGTCTTCTGCTGGGTCTACCGCCACGAGGGCCGAAGACTAAAGCAGGAACTCCGATGCCACGCGGTTCTCTGCTCAAAAGTATGATCGTTATTTCTTActgacaaatattttacatttgtaACCATTTCCCAGAAAAGTCCCTTTTTAAGTTGTTGTTTTATTACATTAATGGAAAAACAGAGAaagattgtaaaaaatatctttaaaaataaactataaaaaatagagCGCAATTTTCACTCAGtgggtaaataataaaattgaataaagaaatattttgctacaGTTATTTGTGAATCATAAGAAACATTAGATTATGATAGCTaagtatttttcataatttaaagaaGTCTCTATGAATTTAACTTTGGATATATACCgacaaaaattcataatatttaattagattcTGAAGTGCAAAATTGAAGGCCTAATTTGATTGGGttcaaaatgttaatttaattttccttattatttatttttttggcaaaCAAGGCAGTGGAATGTCAAACGACggattatcataattattgaTCCCAACTTTTGGTATGCAGGCCAGTGTGGCTAGGACGGTGGCTGCTCAATTGCAGGCGCGATTGGCGGAAGCACTGAGAGAGTTCAGGCGAGACAAGCTGTGTCGACAACAGGCTAGGCTGTCCCTTGCCAATGCTGTCTATGCCCAACCATCCTTGCCGAAAAGGCGAATCATGCTCAGCACTGGCGCCTCAAACTACCGACCTCCCCTGGAGAGATCAAAATCTGCGCCAAAACTTGGTCCCATTGATGAAATCTGTGAAGAGGTTGGAACAAAATTTGATCAGATCAATTAGTATTTTACTTTGGTTGTTCTAATTATTTAGAAACAGTTTTatggtaaatatttcaaacgaattgaaatgaatgagcttaaaaatataacaaccAAAATGTTATCTCTGAAACCTGTGCTTTTAATCATCTcgtatgttttttatttgattttcatagctattattttattttcttctgaagttttatgaaataagGTAGAAAAAATTCGATACCCTCTTTCTCACAACATTTTCCTGGCTCTGGTTGTTTTCATTGTGCAATGTTTTTGTCTTTGCAAGCAAATAAGCACTTATCTTTTTTCAATAAGAAATTGCATCAAAGTGTTCTTCATCTTTAcctgttgaaattatttatttgttcttaTTTAATTGAGTTAAGAGTTAAAGACAGGCGTTTAAATAACAGGATTCTGTTTTGAGATGATTTAGGACTCTGTTTAGACTGTTTTAATCAATTGAATACTCGATTTTAGTATCACATTTTCTGGGGGTTTCAAAgtcttgttttttctttctaaaagcaaatttttaatgccctAAAAAGggtttgtcaaaatttaatataacaatTGTACATGTACCATGTTTTGAAGTGTTTGTTAGGCTTCATAGATAATTTAGACGTTTTTGGGCTTAATTTGAGTGCTTCTATAGTCTTATAATTGCGTGATTTGTACCCATTTGGTGACTCATGGTGAATCAGACAacataacagaaaaaattatcttcttAAATCCAAAACCCTCAATCCTTTTGATTAATTCAAAAGTTCTAATTaaagattttgtattttaaaggAGTTCCTCCCAATAATGGAAGAGGCCGAGGAAGAGGAGGGCAGTTTGAGCAGCGAGTCTGGCGTGGTGGTGGCACCCGCAGCGGGGGAAGACGTGATGCTCTGCGGCTGTCCACAGGGCGGCTGCCTCTGTTGCGAGGAAGGACCTGATTCCGACGAGAGTGGCTATGACGAGGCTGACTTCAACTCCAAGCCGCTCGCGTCCAAGGATGGCGAATACGAGGAGGAAGAAGTGGACACCTCCACGCACACGCTTTGTGAGACGAGGCCCTTGTTCAGGACGGGTGAGTCGCCGCCAAAGTTGTGCAAGCCGAAGAGGCGGAGTGCGGACAAAACATTGGAGGAACAAACCTCGAGCCTCATCGACGAGGCGATGAGCCAGTTGCACATGTTGTCAGGTGCCACTATTGACACTTCGTATGTGCAGGTTTAGCAAACTCGCCAGTGGTCGAGCGAATAATCAAAGTCATTGAGATGTTTAGTTGAGACGATACTCGaatcattaattaatgcatttaCCTGTTGGGCTGACCACACTTTCAGCTTTTTATTCGAATCTCCGATTTGTACTGATCTGGATGGTGGCGGTGGTTGCGCAAATGGATTGTGTCCCCCAATTTCTTGTGAAAATGGATTGACACAAATGGAAGTTGTCAATGCCTAATGAACATGACTTATTAAGAATATAACTCCATAGGTATTAAATAAGAATTGTACTGATCGGgcaagtaattttttactggTGCATTCTTATACAGATTGAACAGCTTCATTCTTTTGCAGATTTTGTTAGTTCTTTTGTAGTCATTTTCCGTCTTACTTGACAAGTTTCATTTGAACAGTACATCCATTCTGactgatttgaaaaatcgtttatttaaaaattgaagcaaaacttTACCttgtctattttaattttcccgaGAAAGTACAAAGGCTTTGTTCTTCCTCTTTTAAACCCTATACATTTGTACTGAGAGTGCTGTCCCGACTGAAACTTTGCCATCAGAGCTCAACTAAATAAGTGGTGTGATTGCGTGCGTGTGTCAGCTGGTGTGCTGTATGAAGAGGCCATCCTCTGCTTTTGACCTAGTCGACTAACTTAACAAGAGCTAGCATGAAGTTTCCTAGAAGCATCCCTtagttaaatataaaatcaaagcTGAAAGCACACAACACACTATAGTTAACTACATTCCGTCAAATACCTATTTTGTCGCAAAATATACCTCCAACCAAAACCATGTTGATCGACATTCCAAGGTCACAAAAGAGTTGCTCTTGTTCTGTTATTTCTTCTTGCATGTAAAGTATTAGCGTGAGCTGTTTCTTTTATCTCTAGGCTCCCCCATGTGtcattatttgtcaaatttcgCCGCGATTCTAAATAGAATATCAGTGAAATTTAGCTTCTTCTGACACATTGGGTCAATGTTTTGTgcgcataaaatttttattattcttggAAAGAGATCTGTGAATATTTGATTCTGACCTGGCAGTATTGTGTGAGAGAAATACT
It encodes:
- the LOC135935468 gene encoding protein FAM43A, translated to MEEVAGLADEREESVTKKQAEVLVRSLKALKVGLGRFWRRQSVTITDYDPNYRVAYLGNVLTGWAKGEGCTEKPVGTLWRNYCSSSRSDVSMTLTIGASGLRAVTKEHGLTEYWSHRVTYCAAPPSFPRVFCWVYRHEGRRLKQELRCHAVLCSKASVARTVAAQLQARLAEALREFRRDKLCRQQARLSLANAVYAQPSLPKRRIMLSTGASNYRPPLERSKSAPKLGPIDEICEEEFLPIMEEAEEEEGSLSSESGVVVAPAAGEDVMLCGCPQGGCLCCEEGPDSDESGYDEADFNSKPLASKDGEYEEEEVDTSTHTLCETRPLFRTGESPPKLCKPKRRSADKTLEEQTSSLIDEAMSQLHMLSGATIDTSYVQV